A single genomic interval of Chitinophaga sp. 180180018-3 harbors:
- a CDS encoding glycoside hydrolase family 88 protein, which translates to MKKKLTLVFLFLPVLFMQSYAQSGKANKTLLEKADATLKFAARQYKLMMKHVPDTVLPRSTNSKDGSLLTSGSSWWTSGFYPGTNWYLYEYTKDPAFKEEALKRMALVKKEQYNTHTHDLGFMMYCPFGNAWRITKDTAYKVVLLTSAKSLITRFNPTVGCIKSWDHGDWKFPVIIDNMMNLELLNWATRESGDKQFAAIARTHANTTMQHHFRPDYSSYHVVAYDPANGAVVKRQTHQGAADSSAWSRGQAWALYGYTMMYRDTKDKAYMNQARHIADFILRNPNMPSDLVPYWDYDAPGIPDAPRDASAAAVAASALLELSRYTDKADGKRYWNAAEKMLNSLCSPAYLAKEGENNDFILMHSVGSLPGKSEVDVPLTYADYYFVEALLRYKQWAK; encoded by the coding sequence ATGAAAAAGAAATTGACACTTGTTTTTTTGTTTCTGCCGGTGTTGTTTATGCAATCGTATGCACAATCCGGTAAGGCAAATAAGACCCTGCTGGAGAAAGCGGATGCTACTTTGAAATTTGCAGCACGGCAGTATAAGCTGATGATGAAACATGTACCTGATACCGTATTGCCACGTTCCACCAATAGTAAAGACGGTAGCCTGTTAACATCCGGCAGCAGCTGGTGGACATCCGGTTTTTATCCCGGTACCAACTGGTACCTGTACGAATACACGAAAGATCCTGCCTTTAAAGAAGAGGCACTGAAACGTATGGCGCTGGTGAAAAAGGAGCAATACAATACTCATACCCACGATCTGGGTTTTATGATGTATTGCCCGTTTGGAAATGCCTGGAGGATCACGAAAGACACCGCTTATAAAGTGGTATTGCTCACCAGTGCAAAGTCGCTGATTACCCGCTTTAACCCAACAGTAGGTTGTATCAAATCATGGGATCATGGCGATTGGAAATTTCCGGTGATTATAGATAATATGATGAACCTGGAATTGCTGAACTGGGCTACCCGTGAGAGTGGCGATAAACAATTTGCCGCGATTGCCCGTACACATGCCAACACTACCATGCAGCATCATTTCCGCCCGGATTACAGCTCCTATCATGTGGTGGCGTATGACCCGGCCAACGGGGCGGTGGTTAAACGGCAAACGCACCAGGGAGCGGCCGATAGCTCTGCCTGGTCGCGTGGGCAGGCCTGGGCGTTGTATGGCTATACCATGATGTACCGCGATACAAAAGATAAAGCCTATATGAATCAGGCGCGTCATATTGCTGATTTTATACTTAGGAATCCTAATATGCCATCCGATCTGGTGCCGTATTGGGATTATGACGCTCCTGGAATCCCGGATGCTCCGCGCGATGCATCGGCGGCAGCTGTTGCCGCCTCGGCCTTACTGGAGTTAAGCCGGTATACCGATAAGGCAGATGGTAAGCGCTACTGGAATGCGGCAGAGAAAATGCTGAATAGTTTGTGCAGTCCTGCTTACCTGGCTAAAGAAGGAGAGAATAATGATTTTATCCTGATGCACAGCGTTGGGTCATTACCCGGGAAATCGGAAGTAGATGTACCATTAACCTATGCAGATTATTATTTTGTAGAGGCATTGCTTCGTTATAAGCAATGGGCTAAATAA
- a CDS encoding DUF2264 domain-containing protein, translated as MDRRFFLKAVPMAGVAGTIGSDKGMLKAMATGSDPVNDRSEQVALLLKISKPVLSALSQGRLKAVMPKETAPAYAKPVEKVTYLEAFGRTLAGIAPWLELGPDNTLEGSGRFEMLEITREAIAMAVDPASPDYMNFTGKFDGQPLVDGAFMAHGLLRAPERLWEQLKPKTQQQVITALTSLRSIKPGNNNWLLFAAIIEAMLLKFGAAWDRKPVDTAVQKIMEWYKGDSMYGDGANFHYDYYNSFVIQPMLVDVLKVLAEKGEGSREQYELALKRMQRYAAILERQISPEGTFPVVGRSMPYRNAAFQALAQVALMDKLPPEIAPAQVRCALAAVNKRIFEAPGTFDSKGWLQVGFCGHQPEIADVYTSTGSLYLCTTGFLALGLPAVHPFWKDPAKPWTAKKAWDGAMVMKDHAIDY; from the coding sequence ATGGACAGACGTTTTTTTCTCAAAGCAGTTCCTATGGCAGGTGTTGCCGGAACTATAGGCAGTGACAAAGGCATGCTGAAAGCCATGGCTACAGGATCGGATCCGGTAAACGACCGGTCGGAGCAGGTGGCGTTGTTATTAAAGATCAGTAAGCCGGTGCTTTCCGCATTGAGTCAGGGCCGCCTGAAAGCAGTCATGCCAAAGGAAACAGCTCCGGCATATGCCAAGCCGGTTGAAAAAGTGACCTATCTCGAAGCATTTGGGCGTACGCTGGCTGGTATTGCACCCTGGCTGGAGCTGGGGCCCGACAATACCCTGGAAGGCAGCGGGCGCTTCGAAATGCTGGAGATCACCCGCGAAGCTATTGCAATGGCGGTAGATCCTGCATCGCCTGACTATATGAATTTCACCGGGAAATTTGATGGGCAACCGCTGGTAGATGGGGCTTTCATGGCGCATGGCCTGTTACGCGCGCCGGAGCGGCTTTGGGAACAACTGAAGCCCAAAACACAGCAACAGGTGATAACCGCACTGACGAGTTTGCGCAGCATCAAACCAGGTAATAATAACTGGTTGTTGTTTGCTGCCATCATTGAAGCAATGTTGCTGAAATTTGGCGCAGCCTGGGACCGGAAGCCGGTGGATACAGCCGTGCAGAAGATCATGGAATGGTACAAAGGCGACAGTATGTACGGTGACGGTGCGAATTTTCACTACGATTATTACAATTCATTCGTGATACAGCCGATGTTGGTAGACGTGCTGAAGGTACTGGCAGAGAAGGGGGAAGGAAGCAGGGAGCAGTATGAGCTGGCGTTGAAGCGCATGCAACGGTACGCAGCAATCCTTGAGCGGCAGATCTCGCCGGAGGGTACGTTTCCGGTTGTGGGCCGCTCGATGCCTTATCGTAATGCGGCGTTTCAGGCGCTCGCACAGGTAGCGCTGATGGATAAGCTGCCTCCGGAAATAGCGCCGGCACAGGTACGTTGTGCGCTGGCTGCCGTAAATAAGCGCATCTTCGAAGCACCTGGTACCTTCGACAGTAAAGGCTGGTTACAAGTGGGTTTCTGCGGGCATCAGCCTGAAATTGCTGATGTGTATACCTCTACCGGAAGTTTATATTTATGCACTACGGGATTCCTGGCACTGGGATTACCAGCGGTACATCCTTTCTGGAAAGACCCTGCAAAACCATGGACAGCAAAGAAAGCGTGGGATGGAGCTATGGTCATGAAAGACCATGCAATAGATTATTAA
- a CDS encoding GNAT family N-acetyltransferase gives MLTITAIRISDHVEVISQMLEELHLSEKSFFLKTASWSSIAGNYMQHVIEMQETCNGTCLLARVDDTPIGFIFAYVEEPDESRIEDYTGDTLYVSDGYVLKEFRRQGIYRQMNDALEKIYIEKGIRRIVRYTLSNNYRMQEFLASEGYEAVRWVYEKWLTEDGKQPQQLFPETGKLS, from the coding sequence ATGCTAACGATAACGGCCATACGAATTTCGGATCATGTTGAGGTAATCAGCCAAATGCTGGAAGAGCTGCACTTGTCAGAAAAATCTTTCTTTCTGAAAACGGCCAGCTGGAGCAGTATTGCCGGTAACTATATGCAACATGTGATAGAAATGCAGGAAACCTGCAATGGTACCTGCCTGCTGGCCCGCGTCGATGACACTCCCATTGGCTTCATTTTCGCCTATGTGGAAGAACCTGACGAAAGCCGTATTGAAGATTATACCGGAGACACCCTGTATGTATCCGACGGTTATGTGCTGAAGGAATTCCGCCGCCAGGGGATCTACCGGCAGATGAATGATGCACTGGAAAAAATATATATTGAAAAGGGTATACGCAGAATTGTGCGCTATACCCTTTCCAATAACTATCGTATGCAGGAATTTCTTGCTTCTGAAGGCTATGAAGCAGTGAGATGGGTATATGAAAAATGGCTTACGGAAGATGGCAAACAACCTCAGCAGCTCTTTCCTGAAACCGGAAAGCTTTCCTAG
- a CDS encoding Pls/PosA family non-ribosomal peptide synthetase, which translates to MLHHETLADIFSQVVKEHSHHTAIIFQHQTLTYKQLDHWSDAVAAFLQSNGIGAGSVVGVWWPRGVELHVAILGIVKAGAAYVPLDREMPAERVEGVLTECKAAACFSELPLQLDAAVLKVPTQPDSTEIFQLKPGPQPENFAYVLYTSGSTGKPKGIPISHRQICHLVRAEQTVLNIKSSDKVYQGFSVSFDMWCEETWLSYFAGATLWIADATTAKAIDELGDVLRREKITVLHAVPSLLAVMDDNIPSLRLINAGGEACTPQVLARWAAPPRHFYNSYGPTETTVSATFAALKPGDYITIGQPLPNYNMAVVNEKLEILPVGERGELVISGPGVGAGYIDRPELTHEKFVDKPVDMTDLPGDRLYRTGDAAIILPDGGIDFQGRLDDQIKLRGYRIELGEIENQLNAAEGIAAAAVAVKKDGNEQDQLVGYVVMEDHQTFDEHSLRNKLSKVLPTYMVPGIIVELDDMPRLPSGKINRKALPVPAAFAQVSSGEAIDVNAPVQDRIMAVLSKVFPDRNIDPEQDFFTDLGGHSLLAAAFVSRLRREANVQQASLKDIYIHRPLKELVNVWSKQPQATTQKERVFHKVPWWRHLSCWIAQTAAVLVIFGLFAMQIYLPYLGYYYVEQATSSLGYAILTALAMFCLLPPAFSILIISTKWLVIGKMKAGDYPVWGTYYFRWWLVKTVQRLMPSQFLNGTPLYPAYLRLLGVKIAPDAQMAAVTIGAEDLLTIGSDVSISSQVVINNAFIEDGLLKLRKVHLGDHAYVGSSAIIGGDTVMEPWSELQDLSFLSAGKTIKSGEVWQGSPAELKVTRNISELPQPLPVSAATRRKYSLIFSLFLLIFPFTVLLPLLPTVITLNQMDNAAPDYNFNYMVITPALALSYIILFTGQTVLLTRLLQWDIKPGTYPIYSLFYARKWFADQLMSLSLIVIHPIFATVYISSLFRALGAKIGRNTEVSTASSVTHPLLEIGDGAFIADAVTLGESDVRGQQLILEKTIIHDTSFVGNSALIPQGYVLPGNMLIGVLSTPPSKDQMASNNARDWFGSPAIALPRRQESHFFPPELTTTPSPQRRLARALVEFVRILIPETVVICCSILFIAYAHDLVTDKPWWKILLQMPFYYLFFLGIPAFLFTVVMKWVFTGVYKPIQSPMWTSKVWRSEAITSTYEALSVPFLLEYLKGTPWLPVLLRLLGVKTGYRVVLNTADITEFDMVEIGTDSVLNEDSGPQTHLFEDRVMKIGPIKIGRRSSIGARSIILYDSEVGDDVNIAPLSLVMKGEKLQPGTSWNGSPVRPENN; encoded by the coding sequence TTGCTCCATCATGAAACGCTGGCGGATATTTTTTCTCAGGTGGTGAAAGAACACAGTCACCACACCGCGATCATCTTCCAGCATCAGACATTGACCTACAAACAACTGGACCACTGGAGTGATGCTGTAGCAGCTTTCCTTCAATCCAACGGAATTGGCGCGGGTAGCGTAGTAGGGGTATGGTGGCCCAGGGGTGTGGAACTGCATGTTGCCATCCTGGGTATTGTGAAGGCAGGAGCCGCCTATGTACCACTCGACCGGGAAATGCCTGCTGAGCGGGTGGAAGGGGTACTCACCGAATGTAAGGCTGCGGCCTGTTTCAGCGAATTGCCCCTGCAGCTCGATGCTGCGGTATTGAAAGTACCTACGCAGCCAGACAGTACTGAAATCTTCCAGCTAAAGCCTGGTCCGCAGCCGGAAAATTTTGCTTACGTGCTGTATACTTCCGGCAGTACCGGTAAGCCCAAAGGCATTCCTATCAGCCACCGGCAGATCTGCCACCTGGTACGGGCAGAACAAACAGTGCTCAATATCAAATCATCTGATAAAGTATACCAGGGCTTCTCCGTATCGTTCGATATGTGGTGCGAAGAAACATGGCTAAGCTATTTCGCCGGCGCCACGCTCTGGATAGCCGATGCCACTACTGCCAAGGCCATCGACGAACTGGGCGACGTGTTACGCCGCGAAAAAATCACCGTCCTTCATGCTGTTCCCAGCCTGCTGGCGGTGATGGATGATAACATTCCTTCCCTCCGGCTGATCAACGCCGGCGGCGAAGCCTGTACCCCGCAGGTACTGGCCCGCTGGGCTGCTCCCCCACGTCACTTCTATAACAGCTACGGACCTACGGAAACTACCGTGAGTGCCACCTTTGCTGCATTGAAACCAGGCGATTATATCACCATAGGTCAACCACTCCCCAACTACAACATGGCGGTGGTGAACGAAAAACTGGAAATACTTCCTGTAGGCGAACGCGGGGAACTGGTGATCAGCGGCCCCGGCGTAGGCGCAGGATACATCGACCGGCCGGAGCTCACCCACGAAAAATTCGTGGACAAACCAGTTGACATGACCGACCTGCCTGGCGACCGGTTATACCGTACCGGAGATGCCGCCATCATTTTACCGGATGGCGGCATCGATTTCCAGGGCCGCCTCGACGATCAGATAAAACTCAGAGGATACCGCATTGAGCTGGGTGAAATTGAAAACCAGCTGAATGCTGCTGAAGGAATAGCCGCCGCCGCCGTAGCCGTTAAAAAAGATGGCAACGAACAGGACCAGCTGGTTGGTTATGTGGTCATGGAAGATCATCAGACTTTCGATGAGCATTCCCTCCGGAATAAACTCTCTAAAGTACTGCCTACATACATGGTGCCGGGCATCATCGTGGAACTGGACGATATGCCACGCCTGCCCAGTGGTAAAATAAACCGCAAAGCCCTGCCTGTTCCTGCTGCTTTTGCACAGGTAAGCTCCGGCGAAGCAATTGATGTGAACGCGCCTGTACAGGACAGGATCATGGCGGTATTGTCGAAAGTATTCCCGGATCGTAATATAGATCCCGAACAGGATTTCTTCACCGACCTCGGAGGTCACTCCCTGCTGGCCGCGGCATTCGTTTCCCGCCTGCGCCGGGAAGCAAATGTGCAACAGGCATCTCTCAAGGATATCTATATACACCGCCCGCTGAAGGAACTGGTAAATGTATGGTCCAAACAACCACAGGCCACCACCCAAAAAGAAAGGGTCTTTCATAAAGTACCCTGGTGGCGCCACCTTTCCTGCTGGATAGCACAAACTGCTGCCGTGTTGGTGATCTTCGGCCTCTTCGCCATGCAGATCTACCTGCCTTACCTCGGCTACTACTACGTAGAACAGGCTACCAGCAGTCTCGGTTACGCTATCCTGACGGCCCTGGCCATGTTCTGCCTCCTGCCTCCTGCCTTCTCCATACTCATTATCAGCACCAAATGGCTGGTAATCGGTAAAATGAAAGCAGGCGATTATCCGGTTTGGGGGACCTACTACTTCCGCTGGTGGCTGGTGAAAACAGTACAACGTCTCATGCCTTCACAGTTCCTGAACGGTACACCGCTATACCCCGCTTACCTGCGGCTGCTCGGCGTAAAAATTGCACCGGATGCCCAGATGGCAGCTGTTACCATAGGTGCGGAAGACCTCCTCACCATCGGCAGTGATGTAAGTATCAGCTCCCAGGTAGTGATCAATAACGCCTTCATTGAAGACGGCCTCCTGAAGCTCCGTAAAGTACACCTCGGCGATCATGCCTATGTTGGCAGCAGTGCCATCATTGGCGGCGACACTGTGATGGAGCCCTGGAGCGAATTGCAGGACCTCAGCTTCCTGTCGGCCGGTAAAACCATCAAATCAGGCGAAGTATGGCAGGGAAGTCCTGCTGAATTGAAAGTAACCAGGAACATCAGCGAGCTGCCGCAACCACTCCCTGTTTCCGCAGCTACCCGCAGGAAATACAGTCTTATATTTTCACTGTTCCTGCTGATATTTCCGTTCACCGTATTGCTGCCGTTACTGCCTACCGTCATTACCCTGAACCAGATGGATAATGCCGCACCGGATTATAACTTCAATTACATGGTTATTACCCCCGCACTGGCATTGAGTTATATCATCCTGTTCACCGGGCAGACGGTATTGCTGACCCGGCTCCTGCAATGGGATATCAAACCGGGTACTTATCCCATCTATAGCCTTTTCTATGCCCGCAAATGGTTTGCTGATCAGCTGATGTCGTTGTCGCTGATCGTTATACATCCCATTTTCGCCACCGTTTATATCTCTTCCTTATTCCGGGCGCTGGGCGCTAAAATTGGCCGTAATACGGAAGTATCTACTGCCAGCAGCGTTACCCATCCATTGCTGGAAATCGGCGATGGCGCTTTCATTGCAGATGCTGTAACATTGGGCGAATCGGATGTTCGCGGCCAGCAGCTGATACTGGAAAAAACCATCATCCACGATACCAGCTTTGTGGGTAACAGTGCGTTGATCCCACAGGGTTATGTGCTGCCTGGAAATATGCTGATTGGGGTACTGTCTACACCACCCTCGAAAGATCAGATGGCCTCCAATAATGCCCGCGACTGGTTTGGTTCTCCGGCCATCGCGCTTCCAAGACGCCAGGAAAGTCACTTCTTTCCACCCGAGCTGACCACTACTCCTTCCCCACAACGCAGGCTCGCCCGCGCACTGGTGGAATTTGTACGTATCCTCATCCCGGAAACAGTGGTGATCTGCTGCAGCATTCTGTTCATCGCCTATGCACACGATCTGGTTACCGATAAGCCCTGGTGGAAGATCCTGCTGCAGATGCCATTCTATTACCTGTTCTTCCTTGGTATTCCCGCTTTCCTGTTTACCGTGGTGATGAAGTGGGTGTTTACCGGCGTGTATAAACCCATTCAAAGCCCGATGTGGACATCTAAAGTATGGCGGAGCGAAGCCATTACGTCTACCTACGAGGCCCTCTCCGTACCATTCCTGCTGGAATACCTTAAAGGTACTCCCTGGCTGCCCGTACTGTTACGATTGCTGGGTGTTAAAACAGGATACCGCGTGGTACTGAATACAGCGGATATTACAGAGTTTGATATGGTGGAAATTGGTACTGATAGTGTGTTGAATGAAGACAGTGGCCCGCAGACACACCTGTTCGAAGACAGGGTTATGAAGATCGGGCCCATCAAAATAGGCCGCAGAAGCAGCATTGGCGCCAGATCCATCATCCTGTACGACAGCGAAGTGGGCGACGATGTAAACATTGCACCACTGTCGCTCGTGATGAAAGGAGAAAAATTACAACCAGGTACCAGCTGGAATGGTAGTCCGGTGCGGCCTGAAAATAATTAA
- a CDS encoding c-type cytochrome: MKIRKSFMVVAALVATGTLCSLALPQQPEKAKNLKVLPKDISHDELIGVMRSFNAALGVKCNFCHEPGKDDPKKLDFPSDANPHKGTAREMMRMTKRINRKFFKESQTMAVTCYTCHHGNEEPKTKPDVAPEAAK; encoded by the coding sequence ATGAAAATCAGGAAAAGCTTTATGGTAGTGGCAGCACTGGTTGCTACCGGTACCCTGTGCTCACTCGCGTTGCCCCAGCAGCCGGAGAAGGCTAAGAATCTGAAAGTATTGCCGAAAGATATCAGTCATGATGAGCTGATCGGCGTTATGCGCAGTTTTAATGCCGCGCTGGGAGTGAAATGTAACTTCTGTCATGAGCCCGGCAAGGACGATCCCAAGAAGCTGGACTTCCCTAGTGACGCCAATCCGCACAAAGGAACTGCGAGGGAAATGATGAGAATGACCAAGCGGATTAACAGGAAATTCTTCAAGGAAAGCCAGACTATGGCTGTGACCTGCTACACCTGCCACCATGGAAATGAGGAGCCGAAGACGAAGCCGGATGTTGCGCCGGAAGCAGCAAAGTAA
- a CDS encoding DUF2252 domain-containing protein: MTTVSIPENPGKKIRDSVPRTSQGNFKLSDNRPSILEAIKASNSGRVKELIPIRVARMSVSPFTFYRGTADIMARDLALMPHTETKVQAMGDCHLMNFGGFATPERNLIFDANDFDETLPAPWEWDVKRLATSFVLAARNNKMKEADARQMAIDVATSYRNAITEYSQMNTLDLWYMKFEMHDLLNKARSEKVREMLRAAMDKAEKSTLQKEFYKTTQKVLGTYEITDQPPLVYHTSELTKRKDLMQNFLNDYIKTLQDDRKFLMHQYHLVDIALKVVGVGSVGTRCMVALFMNDKNNPLFLQIKEARASVLEAYTNKCKYKHNGERVVQGQRLVQAASDIFLGWSADDEGHHYYIRQLRDRKIAPDVEHFDKEILAAYAGLCGKVLARAHAKTGPGALISGYLGKADVMDEAIGKFAVAYADQTEKDYEDFMKAIKAGKLPIEKTKNGE, encoded by the coding sequence ATGACCACTGTTTCTATTCCCGAGAATCCGGGCAAAAAGATCCGCGATTCCGTACCCCGTACATCACAGGGCAATTTTAAGCTGTCAGACAATCGCCCCTCCATACTCGAGGCGATCAAAGCTTCCAATAGCGGCCGGGTGAAAGAACTGATCCCCATCCGTGTTGCAAGAATGAGCGTTTCTCCCTTTACTTTTTATCGGGGCACGGCAGATATCATGGCACGCGACCTGGCGCTTATGCCTCATACAGAGACAAAGGTGCAGGCGATGGGCGACTGCCACCTCATGAATTTCGGTGGCTTTGCTACCCCGGAACGCAACCTGATATTCGATGCAAACGACTTCGATGAAACGCTCCCCGCTCCCTGGGAATGGGATGTAAAGCGACTGGCCACCAGCTTCGTGCTGGCTGCCCGGAATAACAAGATGAAGGAAGCCGATGCCAGGCAAATGGCTATAGATGTTGCCACCTCCTACCGGAATGCCATCACGGAATATTCACAAATGAATACGCTCGACCTGTGGTATATGAAGTTCGAGATGCACGACCTGCTTAACAAGGCCCGCAGCGAAAAGGTTAGGGAGATGCTCAGAGCCGCCATGGACAAAGCAGAGAAAAGCACCCTGCAAAAAGAGTTCTATAAAACCACTCAAAAGGTACTCGGCACCTACGAGATCACCGATCAGCCGCCGCTGGTATATCATACCAGCGAGCTTACCAAACGAAAGGATTTGATGCAGAACTTCCTGAACGACTATATCAAAACCCTGCAGGACGACCGGAAATTTCTCATGCACCAATACCATTTGGTGGATATTGCCCTGAAAGTAGTGGGCGTGGGCAGTGTGGGTACCCGTTGTATGGTGGCGTTGTTCATGAATGACAAAAACAATCCGCTATTCCTCCAGATAAAGGAAGCCCGCGCAAGTGTGCTGGAAGCTTATACCAATAAATGTAAATACAAACATAACGGAGAACGGGTGGTGCAGGGCCAGCGCCTTGTACAGGCCGCCAGCGATATTTTCCTCGGCTGGAGCGCCGATGACGAAGGACATCATTACTATATCCGCCAGCTGAGAGACCGTAAAATAGCGCCTGATGTAGAACATTTCGATAAAGAAATACTGGCCGCTTACGCCGGCCTGTGCGGAAAAGTACTGGCACGGGCACACGCTAAAACCGGTCCGGGCGCCCTGATCAGCGGCTACCTCGGTAAAGCCGATGTGATGGACGAAGCCATCGGCAAATTTGCCGTCGCCTACGCCGATCAAACCGAAAAAGATTACGAGGATTTTATGAAAGCAATCAAGGCAGGGAAACTGCCAATAGAGAAAACAAAGAATGGGGAATGA
- a CDS encoding alpha/beta hydrolase-fold protein: MKLTITAILLFAVLMVNAQHLVQFGQPDSVYSAILKENRPLWIYTPPQDTPYFSKQVFPVIYMLDGDGYFATLQSMIFQLSTVNDNTALPQMIIVGIPNTRNHRLRDLTPSADSAVPGSGGGEAFTSFLEKELIPYIEKKYATAPFRILAGHSLGGLMAVNTLINHPSLFNAVIAGDPSIFWNHSYLLKQTGQRLKEADLQHKACYIAIAHTMQPGLDTIAIRTDSSLGAVHTNAIFSLANDLRAHPGNGLRWGYKYYEDDDHQSVPVIALYDGLRFIFHHNRFPGFLYQDNSPADSVAKVVTSYYKMLTRELGYTVRPRESQYNFLGYRLLNDKNFEKARMIFQLNIYFYPERFNPYDSMGDYYMATKDPAQAASYWKKALSIQYNKETRDKLDKLQQPSSH, from the coding sequence ATGAAACTAACCATAACGGCTATACTTTTGTTCGCTGTCCTGATGGTTAATGCTCAACATCTGGTCCAGTTCGGCCAGCCCGACAGCGTTTATTCCGCCATCCTCAAAGAAAACCGGCCTCTCTGGATCTACACTCCGCCACAGGATACCCCGTATTTTTCCAAACAGGTGTTTCCTGTAATATACATGCTGGATGGCGATGGCTACTTCGCCACCCTTCAGTCGATGATATTTCAGCTAAGCACCGTGAATGATAATACCGCGCTGCCGCAAATGATCATAGTTGGGATCCCGAATACCCGGAACCACCGCCTCCGCGACCTGACCCCTTCGGCCGATTCCGCCGTGCCCGGCTCCGGCGGAGGCGAGGCTTTCACTTCCTTCCTGGAAAAAGAACTGATCCCCTATATCGAAAAAAAATATGCTACTGCTCCATTCCGCATCCTCGCCGGCCATTCCCTCGGTGGCCTCATGGCAGTCAATACCCTGATTAATCACCCTTCGTTGTTCAATGCCGTTATCGCCGGTGACCCCAGTATTTTCTGGAATCACAGCTACCTGCTGAAACAAACCGGCCAGCGATTGAAAGAGGCCGATCTGCAGCATAAAGCATGCTATATAGCTATCGCCCATACCATGCAACCCGGACTGGATACCATCGCAATCAGAACAGATAGTAGTTTGGGCGCTGTTCATACCAACGCAATTTTCAGTCTGGCCAATGATCTGAGGGCACATCCGGGCAATGGATTAAGATGGGGATATAAATATTATGAAGATGACGATCACCAGTCTGTTCCCGTCATCGCCCTGTATGATGGCCTCAGGTTTATCTTTCATCACAACAGGTTTCCTGGCTTCCTGTATCAGGATAACAGCCCCGCCGATTCAGTTGCAAAGGTGGTGACCAGCTACTATAAAATGCTCACCCGGGAACTAGGCTATACCGTCCGCCCCAGGGAGAGCCAATATAACTTTCTTGGATACCGCCTGCTAAACGACAAAAACTTCGAAAAAGCCCGGATGATATTTCAGCTGAACATTTACTTCTACCCGGAACGCTTCAACCCTTACGATAGTATGGGGGATTATTACATGGCGACGAAAGATCCCGCGCAGGCGGCATCTTACTGGAAAAAAGCATTATCGATACAGTATAACAAGGAAACCCGCGACAAGCTGGATAAGTTACAACAACCTTCATCACATTAA
- a CDS encoding DUF1266 domain-containing protein, with product MDQQDYMEQYWNKLRSMGLSEEEIAMYKETLKPEEEAGSAWFASSRQLSANSKQLRHLFSGDDADVNDWEDGTPALLLHQGEPLDTLLQWGIACGADTALVNRHYLNQLATGKDAAESRQLLAEWWEIHHREELLDMLHWLKECGHRIEFDVIWQAINLVSVRESKAFLKEYIVNNELEEVVVMERWRNTREALELFREKQLTGEHLQPEMLIWDFARIINLSRLGYDAGYITAEEAAAYITGCVPSIKRTYTSWKHLSVSYQFARCIWNGAEAGSFESLAANMELLLTAADSPWVQQSFS from the coding sequence ATGGATCAGCAGGACTACATGGAACAGTACTGGAATAAGTTACGCAGCATGGGATTGAGCGAAGAAGAGATAGCCATGTACAAAGAAACCCTGAAACCGGAAGAAGAAGCCGGGAGTGCCTGGTTTGCCAGTAGCAGGCAGTTGAGCGCTAACAGTAAACAGCTCAGGCACTTATTTTCGGGAGATGATGCAGATGTGAATGATTGGGAAGATGGAACACCCGCGTTGTTGCTGCACCAGGGGGAACCACTGGATACCCTTTTACAGTGGGGAATTGCCTGCGGGGCAGATACGGCTTTGGTGAACAGGCATTACCTGAATCAGCTGGCAACCGGGAAGGATGCGGCTGAAAGCAGGCAGCTGCTGGCGGAATGGTGGGAAATACACCACCGCGAGGAGTTGCTGGATATGCTGCATTGGCTGAAGGAATGCGGTCATCGTATAGAGTTCGACGTTATATGGCAGGCGATCAACCTGGTATCGGTGAGGGAGAGCAAAGCTTTTTTGAAAGAGTATATAGTGAACAACGAGTTGGAGGAGGTGGTGGTTATGGAGCGCTGGCGTAATACCCGGGAGGCGCTGGAGTTATTCAGAGAGAAGCAGCTGACGGGTGAGCACCTGCAGCCGGAGATGCTGATCTGGGATTTTGCCCGTATCATTAACCTGAGCCGCCTGGGGTATGATGCCGGCTATATTACAGCAGAGGAGGCAGCTGCCTACATTACAGGCTGCGTACCATCAATAAAGAGAACCTATACTTCATGGAAGCACCTTTCGGTGTCATATCAATTTGCGCGTTGTATCTGGAATGGGGCGGAAGCGGGCAGTTTTGAATCATTGGCAGCCAATATGGAGTTGCTCCTTACGGCAGCTGATAGTCCCTGGGTACAACAGTCATTCAGTTGA